In the Pseudolabrys taiwanensis genome, one interval contains:
- a CDS encoding acyl-CoA thioesterase: protein MNVARHSPLIRMIAMPADANPAGDIFGGWLMAHMDLAAASLATRRARNRVVTAAVEAMSFLLPVSVGDEVSFYGEVISTGRTSMKVHVEAWRRRREDEEEFKVTEATFTLVAMGTDRRPAPLPEG from the coding sequence ATGAACGTCGCTCGTCACTCTCCTCTCATTCGTATGATCGCCATGCCCGCCGACGCCAATCCGGCCGGCGATATCTTCGGCGGCTGGCTGATGGCGCACATGGACTTGGCCGCGGCTTCGCTCGCGACGCGCCGCGCGCGCAACCGCGTCGTCACCGCGGCGGTCGAAGCCATGAGCTTCCTGCTGCCGGTGTCGGTCGGCGATGAAGTCAGCTTCTACGGCGAGGTGATTTCGACCGGCCGCACGTCGATGAAGGTGCACGTCGAAGCGTGGCGCCGCCGCCGCGAGGACGAAGAGGAATTCAAGGTCACCGAAGCGACGTTCACGCTCGTCGCCATGGGCACCGACCGCCGCCCCGCGCCGCTGCCGGAGGGCTAG
- a CDS encoding FtsW/RodA/SpoVE family cell cycle protein, translated as MVSRAQRTPFAEWWWTVDKLTLAAFGALMLAGVVLSLAASPPVAGRLGLDPFYFVNRHILFLAPTIAVLLGVSFLSPRQIRRLSLIVFFISLTLVALTPIFGAEIKGAKRWLIIFGVNVQPSEFLKPAFVVLIAWLFGESAKRPEMPANSIALALLLVVVALLVIQPDFGQTMLIVLVWSALFYMTGMRVIWVFGIAGLAGFGLVAAYFTVPHVARRIQRFLDPSSGDTFNVDIATESFMRGGWFGTGPGEGTVKRLLPESHTDFVYSVAAEEFGVALCLAIAGLFAFIVIRSLLRAMRNEDGFTRFAAAGLTMLLATQSAINMAVNLRLIPAKGMTLPFISYGGSSMISLAYAMGMLLALTREQPRPAYLRAPEPEPETAAGAA; from the coding sequence ATGGTCTCGCGCGCGCAACGCACGCCTTTCGCCGAGTGGTGGTGGACGGTCGACAAGCTCACGCTCGCCGCCTTCGGCGCCCTGATGCTGGCCGGCGTCGTGCTCTCGCTCGCGGCGAGCCCGCCGGTCGCCGGCCGTCTCGGCCTCGACCCGTTCTACTTCGTCAACCGCCACATTCTGTTCCTGGCGCCGACCATCGCCGTGCTGCTCGGCGTGTCGTTCCTGTCGCCGCGGCAGATAAGGCGGCTCTCGCTCATCGTCTTCTTCATCAGCCTCACCTTGGTGGCGCTCACGCCCATCTTCGGCGCCGAGATCAAGGGCGCCAAGCGCTGGCTGATCATCTTCGGCGTCAACGTGCAGCCGTCGGAGTTCCTCAAGCCGGCTTTCGTCGTGCTCATCGCCTGGCTGTTCGGCGAATCCGCCAAGCGGCCGGAGATGCCGGCGAACTCCATCGCGCTGGCGCTGCTCTTGGTCGTCGTCGCGCTCCTCGTCATTCAGCCCGACTTCGGCCAGACCATGCTGATCGTGCTGGTGTGGAGCGCGCTGTTCTACATGACGGGCATGCGCGTGATCTGGGTGTTCGGCATCGCCGGGCTCGCCGGCTTCGGTCTCGTCGCCGCCTACTTCACCGTGCCGCACGTCGCGCGCCGCATCCAGCGCTTCCTCGATCCGTCGTCCGGCGACACCTTCAACGTCGATATCGCCACCGAGAGCTTCATGCGCGGCGGCTGGTTCGGCACCGGCCCGGGCGAGGGCACCGTGAAGCGTCTTCTGCCCGAGAGCCACACCGACTTCGTCTATTCGGTGGCGGCGGAGGAGTTCGGCGTCGCGCTGTGTCTCGCCATCGCTGGCCTGTTCGCCTTCATCGTCATCCGCTCGCTGCTGCGCGCGATGCGCAATGAAGACGGCTTCACGCGCTTCGCCGCCGCCGGCCTCACCATGCTGCTCGCCACGCAATCGGCGATCAACATGGCGGTGAACCTGCGCCTCATTCCGGCCAAGGGCATGACCTTGCCGTTCATCTCCTATGGCGGCTCGTCGATGATCTCGCTGGCTTACGCGATGGGCATGCTGCTGGCGCTCACGCGCGAACAGCCCCGTCCGGCCTATCTCCGCGCGCCGGAGCCGGAGCCTGAAACGGCGGCGGGAGCGGCTTGA
- the murC gene encoding UDP-N-acetylmuramate--L-alanine ligase, translated as MKLPRDIGPVHFVGIGGIGMSGIAEVLANLGYTVQGSDAADNANVKRLRERGVKVFIGHKAENIDGADVVVVSSAIKRDNPELAAARGKRLPVVRRAEMLAELMRLKSCVAIAGTHGKTTTTSMVASLLDAGGLDPTVINGGIINAYGTNARLGAGDWMVVEADESDGTFLKLPADVAIVTNVDPEHLDHFHTFEAVQDAFRAFIMNIPFYGFAVMCTDHPVVQALVGKLEDRRILTYGENPQADVRLVDLDHHNGASRFAVQFRDRNGAVKHTIDNLTLPMPGRHNALNAISAIAVAHELGIKPEVIRKALANFGGVKRRFTRVGTWNDITIIDDYGHHPVEIAAVLRAARESVKGRVIAVVQPHRYTRLHDLFEQFSTCFNDADTVIVAPVYAAGEQPIPGVDRDALVQSLRAHGHRQALPLEAPEKLAGLIKGLAKPGDYVVCLGAGSITQWAYALPAELASPG; from the coding sequence ATGAAACTGCCGCGCGACATCGGACCGGTGCATTTCGTCGGCATCGGCGGCATTGGTATGAGCGGTATCGCCGAAGTGCTGGCCAATCTGGGCTACACGGTGCAGGGCTCGGACGCCGCCGATAACGCCAACGTCAAGCGGCTGCGCGAGCGCGGCGTGAAGGTCTTCATCGGCCACAAGGCCGAGAACATCGACGGCGCCGACGTGGTCGTCGTGTCGTCCGCCATCAAGCGCGACAATCCCGAGCTCGCCGCCGCGCGCGGCAAGCGCCTGCCGGTGGTGCGCCGCGCCGAGATGCTGGCCGAACTGATGCGGCTGAAATCCTGCGTCGCCATCGCCGGCACGCACGGCAAGACGACGACCACCTCGATGGTTGCGTCGTTGCTGGACGCCGGCGGGCTCGATCCGACCGTGATCAACGGCGGCATCATCAACGCTTACGGTACCAATGCGCGCTTAGGGGCCGGCGACTGGATGGTGGTGGAGGCCGACGAGTCCGACGGCACGTTCCTCAAGCTGCCGGCCGACGTGGCCATCGTCACCAATGTCGATCCGGAACATCTCGACCACTTCCACACCTTCGAAGCGGTGCAGGACGCCTTTCGTGCCTTCATCATGAACATCCCGTTCTACGGCTTCGCGGTGATGTGCACCGATCATCCGGTGGTGCAGGCGCTCGTCGGCAAGTTGGAAGACCGCCGTATTCTCACTTACGGCGAGAACCCGCAGGCCGACGTGCGGCTCGTCGATCTCGATCATCACAACGGCGCGTCGCGCTTTGCGGTGCAGTTCCGCGACCGTAATGGCGCGGTGAAGCACACCATCGATAACCTCACCTTGCCGATGCCCGGCCGCCACAACGCGCTCAACGCGATCTCGGCGATCGCCGTGGCACATGAGCTCGGCATCAAGCCGGAGGTGATCCGCAAGGCGCTGGCGAATTTCGGCGGCGTGAAGCGTCGCTTCACCCGCGTCGGCACCTGGAACGACATCACCATCATCGACGATTATGGCCACCACCCCGTCGAAATCGCGGCCGTGTTGCGCGCCGCGCGCGAAAGCGTGAAGGGCAGGGTGATCGCCGTCGTGCAGCCGCATCGCTATACGCGGCTTCATGATTTGTTCGAGCAGTTCTCCACCTGCTTCAACGATGCCGACACCGTCATCGTCGCGCCGGTCTATGCCGCGGGCGAGCAGCCGATCCCTGGTGTCGATCGTGACGCGCTGGTGCAGAGCCTGCGCGCGCACGGTCACCGTCAGGCCCTGCCGCTCGAAGCGCCGGAGAAGCTCGCCGGCCTGATCAAGGGCCTCGCCAAGCCCGGCGATTATGTCGTGTGCCTCGGCGCCGGCTCGATCACGCAGTGGGCCTATGCATTGCCGGCCGAACTCGCCTCGCCCGGCTGA
- the murG gene encoding undecaprenyldiphospho-muramoylpentapeptide beta-N-acetylglucosaminyltransferase gives MTVGAQNKLILLCAGGTGGHLFPAESLAHALIARGAAIDLATDTRTAQFKFPAREVHLIPSATVRGKDPISLARTAAMLARGTLKAWSVIGRIKPAVVVGFGGYPTVPPLLAASLRGVPTVLHEQNSVMGRANRLLASRVTRIATGFPAVKNVGAALQAKMTFTGNPVRPAVIAVAGTPYPPLDLAGPFNLLVFGGSQGAQVMGDIVPAAIELMSADIRARLRIVQQARAENIETVRAAYARLGVAADCAPFFNDLPARMAAAHLIVSRSGASTVAELSAIGRPGVLVPLPHALDQDQFHNAGALAAAGGAIRIVQKDFTPERLGSEIVALMGDPDALAAMAAAAKSMGTLDAADRLADLVLKVAGS, from the coding sequence ATGACAGTGGGCGCGCAAAATAAACTCATCCTCCTCTGTGCCGGCGGCACCGGCGGCCATCTGTTTCCGGCCGAGTCGCTCGCGCACGCCCTGATCGCGCGCGGCGCGGCGATCGATCTCGCCACCGACACCCGCACCGCGCAGTTCAAGTTTCCCGCGCGCGAGGTGCATCTGATCCCGAGCGCCACGGTGCGCGGCAAGGATCCGATCTCGCTCGCACGGACCGCGGCGATGCTGGCGCGTGGCACGCTGAAAGCCTGGAGCGTCATCGGCCGCATCAAGCCGGCGGTGGTTGTCGGCTTCGGCGGCTATCCGACGGTGCCGCCTTTGCTTGCGGCCTCGCTGCGCGGCGTGCCGACCGTGCTGCACGAGCAGAACAGCGTCATGGGCCGCGCCAACCGGCTGCTGGCTTCGCGCGTCACGCGCATCGCCACCGGCTTTCCGGCGGTGAAGAACGTTGGTGCCGCGTTGCAGGCGAAGATGACCTTCACCGGCAATCCGGTGCGGCCCGCCGTCATCGCCGTGGCCGGAACGCCTTATCCGCCGCTCGATCTCGCCGGCCCGTTCAATCTTCTCGTGTTCGGCGGCAGCCAGGGCGCGCAGGTGATGGGCGACATCGTGCCCGCCGCGATCGAACTGATGAGCGCCGACATCCGCGCCCGCTTGCGCATCGTCCAGCAGGCGCGCGCCGAGAATATCGAAACCGTGCGCGCCGCTTATGCCAGGCTCGGCGTCGCTGCCGATTGCGCGCCGTTCTTCAACGACCTGCCGGCGCGCATGGCGGCGGCGCATCTCATCGTGTCGCGCTCTGGCGCTTCCACCGTGGCGGAGCTTTCCGCCATCGGCCGCCCTGGCGTCCTGGTGCCGCTGCCGCATGCGCTCGACCAGGATCAGTTCCACAATGCCGGCGCGCTCGCGGCGGCCGGCGGCGCCATCCGCATCGTGCAGAAGGATTTCACGCCAGAGCGGCTCGGCTCCGAGATTGTGGCGTTGATGGGCGATCCTGACGCGCTTGCCGCCATGGCCGCGGCGGCGAAATCGATGGGGACGCTGGATGCGGCCGACAGGCTTGCGGACCTCGTCCTGAAAGTGGCAGGGAGTTAG
- the murD gene encoding UDP-N-acetylmuramoyl-L-alanine--D-glutamate ligase, whose protein sequence is MIPITVFAGKKVAVFGLGKSGLLSAGALIKGGADVVVYDDNEKSANEARAAGLDVRNLAEIDWSEISALVLAPGVPLTHPTPHWTVQRAHKHNVEIIGDIELFCRERDKVRAEQGIECPVIAITGTNGKSTTTALTTHLVAAAGHDAQMGGNIGVPVLALEPFAPGRVYVLEVSSYQIDLSPSLRATVGILTNVTEDHLDRHGTMENYAAIKALLPARVEAGGTAVIGVDDRWTRDAAARIERAGRKVVRVSVVGPLRDGYYAEGTRIVGAVAGKAHPVVQLAGIGSLRGAHNAQNAACAVAACVALGIDLPTIQKGLVSFPGLAHRMQQVGRKKTASGGILYVNDSKATNADSAAKALGSFNDIYWIAGGKPKTGGIVSLAEFFPRIRKAYLIGEAARDFAQTLDGQVPYEIAGVMSAAIDAATRDAEAAGLKEPVVLLSPACASFDQYPNFEVRGKAFVDLVLAVPGVEQI, encoded by the coding sequence ATGATCCCCATCACAGTCTTCGCCGGCAAAAAGGTCGCCGTCTTCGGTCTCGGCAAATCCGGCCTGTTGTCGGCGGGCGCGCTGATCAAAGGCGGCGCCGACGTCGTCGTCTACGACGACAACGAGAAGTCGGCGAACGAAGCGCGCGCCGCGGGCCTCGACGTGCGCAACCTCGCCGAGATCGATTGGTCGGAGATCTCGGCGCTCGTCCTGGCGCCGGGCGTGCCGCTGACGCATCCGACGCCGCATTGGACGGTGCAGCGCGCGCACAAGCACAATGTCGAGATCATCGGCGACATCGAGCTGTTCTGCCGCGAGCGCGACAAGGTGCGCGCGGAGCAGGGCATCGAATGCCCGGTCATCGCCATCACCGGCACCAACGGCAAATCGACCACCACGGCGCTGACGACGCATCTCGTCGCCGCCGCCGGCCACGACGCGCAGATGGGCGGCAATATCGGCGTGCCGGTCCTGGCGCTCGAACCGTTCGCACCCGGCCGCGTCTATGTGCTGGAAGTGTCGTCCTACCAGATCGATCTATCGCCCTCGCTGCGCGCCACGGTCGGCATCCTCACCAACGTCACCGAGGATCATCTCGACCGTCACGGCACGATGGAGAACTACGCCGCCATCAAGGCGCTGCTGCCGGCGCGCGTCGAAGCGGGCGGCACCGCGGTGATCGGCGTCGACGATCGCTGGACGCGCGATGCCGCCGCGCGCATCGAACGCGCCGGCAGGAAGGTCGTGCGTGTCTCCGTCGTTGGCCCATTGCGTGACGGCTATTACGCCGAGGGTACGCGCATCGTCGGTGCCGTCGCCGGCAAGGCGCATCCAGTGGTACAACTTGCCGGCATCGGTAGCTTACGCGGCGCGCACAATGCGCAGAACGCGGCCTGCGCCGTGGCGGCCTGCGTCGCGCTCGGCATCGATCTGCCGACGATTCAGAAAGGCCTCGTGTCGTTCCCCGGCCTCGCGCATCGCATGCAGCAGGTCGGGCGCAAGAAGACCGCGTCGGGCGGCATCCTCTACGTCAACGACTCCAAGGCGACCAATGCCGACTCGGCGGCCAAGGCGCTTGGCAGCTTCAACGACATCTACTGGATCGCCGGCGGCAAGCCGAAGACCGGCGGCATCGTCAGCCTCGCCGAGTTCTTCCCGCGCATCCGCAAGGCCTATCTGATCGGCGAGGCGGCGCGGGATTTCGCCCAGACGCTCGACGGCCAGGTTCCTTATGAGATCGCCGGCGTGATGTCGGCGGCTATCGATGCCGCGACGCGCGACGCCGAAGCCGCGGGCCTCAAGGAGCCGGTGGTGCTGCTGTCGCCCGCCTGCGCCTCGTTCGACCAGTATCCGAACTTCGAGGTGCGCGGTAAGGCGTTCGTCGACCTGGTGCTGGCGGTGCCGGGGGTGGAACAGATCTAG
- a CDS encoding GIY-YIG nuclease family protein — MAGLVPAIHGSNHRPMGGYVYILTNRSNGTLYVGVTSDLVRRVAEHREGAVKGFTKTYSLKRLVYFEIYDDIRIAIQREKNMKHWTRTWKVRLILQSNPQWNDLFEALL; from the coding sequence ATGGCCGGGCTTGTCCCGGCCATCCACGGAAGCAATCATAGGCCTATGGGAGGCTACGTTTATATCCTCACCAATCGTTCGAACGGGACACTTTATGTGGGTGTCACGAGCGATCTTGTACGGCGCGTCGCGGAACATCGAGAAGGAGCGGTCAAAGGATTCACGAAAACATATAGCTTGAAGCGGCTCGTCTACTTCGAAATTTATGACGATATCCGTATCGCCATCCAGCGGGAGAAGAACATGAAGCACTGGACCAGAACCTGGAAAGTGCGGCTCATTCTTCAGTCCAATCCACAATGGAATGATCTCTTCGAAGCTCTTCTTTAA